In Rhinopithecus roxellana isolate Shanxi Qingling chromosome 16, ASM756505v1, whole genome shotgun sequence, a single genomic region encodes these proteins:
- the EXOSC2 gene encoding exosome complex component RRP4, giving the protein MAMEMRLPAARKPLSERLGRDTKKHLVVPGDTITTDTGFMRGHGTYMGEEKLIASVAGSVERVNKLICVKALKTRYIGEVGDIVVGRITEVQQKRWKVETNSRLDSVLLLSSMNLPGGELRRRSAEDELAMRGFLQEGDLISAEVQAVFSDGAVSLHTRSLKYGKLGQGVLVQVSPSLVKRQKTHFHDLPCGASVILGNNGFIWIYPTPEHKEEEAGGFTANLEPVSLADREVISRLRNCVISLVTQRMMLYDTSILYCYEASLPHQIKDILKPEIMEEIVMETRQRLLEQEG; this is encoded by the exons ATGGCGATGGAGATGAGGCTTCCAGCGGCTCGCAAGCCTCTTAGCGAGAGACTGGGTCGCGACACTAAGAAACATCTAGTGGTGCCGGGGGACACAATCACTACGGACACGGGATTCATGCG GGGCCACGGAACATATATGGGAGAAGAGAAGCTCATTGCATCTGTTGCTGGCTCTGTGGAGAGAGTAAATAAGTTGATCTGTGTGAAAGCTTTGAAAACCAG ATACATTGGTGAAGTAGGAGACATTGTAGTGGGAAGAATCACAGAG GTTCAACAGAAGAGGTGGAAGGTGGAGACCAACTCCAGGCTGGATTCGGTCTTGCTGCTCTCGTCCATGAACCTTCCTGGAGGAGAGCTG AGGAGAAGATCTGCAGAAGATGAGCTTGCAATGCGAGGTTTCTTACAGGAAGGGGACCTCATCAGT GCTGAGGTCCAGGCAGTGTTCTCTGATGGAGCTGTCTCTCTGCACACGAGGAGCCTGAAATATGGAAAA CTAGGTCAGGGGGTTTTGGTCCAGGTTTCCCCCTCCCTGGTGAAACGGCAGAAGACCCACTTCCATGATTTGCCATGTGGTGCCTCCGTGATTCTCGGCAACAATGGCTTCATCTGGATTTACCCAACACCTGAGCACAAAGAAGAGGAAGCAGGGGGCTTCACTGCAAACCTGGAG CCTGTCTCTCTTGCTGATCGAGAGGTGATATCCCGGCTTCGGAACTGTGTCATCTCGCTGGTAACTCAGAGGATGATGCTGTATGATACCAGCATCCTCTACTGCTATGAAGCATCCCTTCCACATCAG ATCAAAGACATCTTAAAGCCAGAAATAATGGAGGAGATTGTGATGGAAACACGCCAGAGGCTTTTAGAACAGGAGGGATAA